The Selenomonas sp. AB3002 genome contains a region encoding:
- the prmC gene encoding peptide chain release factor N(5)-glutamine methyltransferase, whose translation MGDNNDIWTIGRILKWTEQYFGTKGVESPRLDAEVLLSRVLKKERIFLYVHFDQPLEAEELAAYKALIKQRVEHVPVAYLLGQKEFMGLNFKVTPATLIPRPDTEILVQAAVERLRGRDNCSVADIGTGSGAICLSVLSFVPGSHAVTVDISSEARAVAEENAASLGLADRIEFFTGDLLEPVKDRKFTAILSNPPYIPEKDIEGLQAEVRCKEPYGALSGGEDGLDFYRRLCAEAPNLLEEDGFMAFEVGIGQAAVVAKLAEENPLIKRTEILKDLAGIERVVIAYI comes from the coding sequence ATGGGAGATAATAACGATATATGGACCATAGGGCGCATCCTGAAGTGGACTGAGCAGTACTTCGGCACGAAGGGCGTGGAATCTCCCCGCCTGGATGCCGAGGTACTGCTTTCCCGTGTGCTGAAGAAGGAGAGGATTTTTCTCTACGTCCACTTTGACCAGCCTTTGGAGGCAGAAGAACTGGCGGCTTACAAGGCTCTGATCAAGCAGCGGGTGGAGCATGTGCCCGTGGCTTATCTGCTGGGGCAGAAGGAGTTTATGGGGCTGAATTTCAAGGTGACCCCAGCCACCCTGATTCCCCGTCCCGATACGGAAATCCTGGTGCAGGCGGCAGTGGAAAGACTGCGGGGCAGGGATAATTGCTCTGTTGCAGATATTGGCACCGGCAGCGGTGCCATCTGCCTGTCGGTGCTGAGTTTTGTGCCGGGAAGCCATGCCGTCACCGTGGATATTTCCTCGGAGGCACGGGCTGTGGCGGAGGAAAATGCCGCCAGTCTGGGACTGGCTGACAGGATTGAGTTCTTTACCGGGGATTTGCTGGAGCCTGTCAAGGATAGGAAGTTTACGGCGATTCTTTCCAACCCGCCGTATATTCCGGAGAAGGATATTGAGGGATTGCAGGCGGAGGTTCGCTGCAAGGAGCCTTATGGGGCGCTGTCTGGCGGCGAGGATGGGCTGGATTTTTATCGGAGGCTTTGCGCAGAGGCTCCGAACCTTCTTGAGGAAGACGGGTTTATGGCTTTTGAGGTGGGGATTGGTCAAGCGGCCGTTGTTGCGAAACTGGCCGAGGAGAATCCGCTTATCAAAAGGACGGAGATTCTTAAAGACTTGGCTGGCATAGAACGTGTAGTTATTGCTTATATTTAA
- the prfA gene encoding peptide chain release factor 1, protein MLAKLQAVEDKYLELESLISDPDTMQDMAKWQGYSKEHAQLTPIVEAYREYKKVSEGLAEDKEMLGEENDPEMKHLLEAEISEYSQRKEELEQELPILLLPKDPNDDKNVIVEIRGGVGGEEAALFAGDLFRMYGRYAEKQGWRTEILDSNATEIGGFKEISFMVTGQGAYSKLKYESGTHRVQRVPVTESGGRIHTSAVTVAVLPEAEEVEVDIDQNDLRIDTYCASGAGGQYVNRTETAIRITHLPTGIVVQCQDEKSQLKNKEKAMKVLRARILDAARQEQADAVAADRKSQVGSGDRSERIRTYNFPQGRVTDHRIGLTLHRIDAILDGDLDELLNGLITADQAERLKQVK, encoded by the coding sequence GTGCTTGCAAAATTACAAGCAGTAGAAGATAAATATCTGGAACTGGAATCCCTGATCAGTGACCCTGACACCATGCAGGACATGGCCAAGTGGCAGGGTTACTCCAAGGAGCACGCCCAGCTGACCCCCATTGTAGAGGCTTACCGTGAGTACAAGAAGGTAAGCGAGGGACTGGCTGAGGACAAGGAAATGCTGGGTGAGGAAAATGACCCGGAGATGAAGCATTTGCTGGAAGCAGAGATTTCGGAGTACAGCCAGCGGAAAGAGGAACTGGAGCAGGAACTGCCCATTCTTCTCTTGCCCAAGGACCCCAATGATGACAAGAACGTCATTGTGGAAATACGGGGCGGCGTAGGAGGAGAGGAGGCAGCTCTCTTTGCCGGCGACCTCTTCCGCATGTATGGCCGTTATGCAGAGAAGCAGGGCTGGCGTACGGAAATCCTGGACAGCAATGCCACGGAAATCGGCGGATTCAAGGAAATCTCCTTTATGGTTACTGGTCAGGGTGCCTATAGCAAGCTGAAATATGAGAGCGGCACCCACCGTGTGCAGCGGGTGCCTGTGACTGAATCCGGGGGACGCATCCATACCTCTGCGGTGACGGTGGCAGTGCTGCCGGAGGCTGAGGAGGTGGAAGTGGATATCGACCAGAACGACCTGCGCATCGATACCTACTGTGCTTCCGGGGCCGGCGGCCAGTATGTCAACAGGACGGAAACGGCTATCCGCATCACCCATTTGCCCACGGGCATCGTGGTGCAGTGCCAGGATGAGAAGTCCCAGCTGAAGAACAAGGAAAAGGCCATGAAGGTTTTGAGGGCCCGCATACTTGATGCAGCCCGTCAGGAGCAGGCAGATGCGGTGGCAGCTGACCGCAAGAGCCAGGTGGGCTCCGGTGACCGCAGCGAGCGCATCCGCACCTATAACTTCCCTCAGGGGAGGGTGACAGACCATCGCATCGGCCTTACCCTGCATCGCATTGATGCCATCCTGGACGGGGACTTGGACGAGCTTTTGAATGGCCTGATTACGGCAGACCAGGCGGAGCGCCTGAAGCAGGTGAAGTGA
- a CDS encoding DUF1385 domain-containing protein: MSDRLTVGGQAVIEGVMMRGPGVTATAVRTPEGKIEVEKKEVNSISDRFPILKKPMLRGTVALVESLVIGIRSLSYSAKMAGEEDEQLSDKEMAGTIIFALVLASILFIAIPTGAAKLFHFITEDPVFLNLMEGFLRLIIFLLYIWGISRMKDIRRVFQYHGAEHKTIHCYEAGMPLTVENVQGFSRLHPRCGTNFLLIVMLVSIFVFAFLGWPDLVSRIASRILLLPVVAGISYEIIRLAGRSKNAIIQTAIMPGLWLQYLTTRPPEDEMVEVAIESLKAVLPEEEIVEGTGNYLAQVTEENGSEENSVAAAAPLAE; this comes from the coding sequence ATGAGTGATAGATTGACAGTAGGCGGTCAGGCGGTCATTGAGGGCGTCATGATGCGCGGCCCCGGGGTGACGGCTACGGCAGTGCGTACCCCTGAGGGGAAGATTGAGGTGGAGAAGAAGGAAGTGAACTCCATCTCCGATAGATTTCCTATTCTGAAGAAGCCCATGCTGCGAGGCACTGTGGCTCTTGTCGAGTCTTTGGTCATCGGCATCCGTTCCCTGTCCTATTCTGCCAAGATGGCAGGGGAAGAGGACGAGCAACTGTCTGATAAGGAAATGGCGGGCACCATCATCTTTGCTTTGGTGCTGGCTTCCATTCTCTTCATTGCCATTCCCACGGGGGCGGCCAAGCTGTTCCACTTCATCACCGAGGACCCGGTGTTCCTGAACCTGATGGAAGGCTTCCTGCGGCTCATCATTTTCCTGCTCTACATCTGGGGCATTTCCCGCATGAAGGATATCCGCCGGGTGTTCCAGTACCACGGGGCGGAGCACAAGACCATCCATTGCTATGAGGCGGGAATGCCTCTTACGGTGGAAAATGTGCAGGGGTTCTCCCGGCTCCATCCCCGTTGCGGCACCAATTTCCTGCTCATAGTTATGCTGGTGTCCATTTTTGTCTTTGCTTTTTTGGGCTGGCCGGACTTGGTGAGCCGCATTGCCAGCCGCATCCTGCTGCTACCGGTGGTGGCGGGAATTTCCTATGAGATTATTCGCCTGGCTGGCCGTAGCAAGAATGCCATCATCCAGACTGCCATCATGCCGGGGCTCTGGCTGCAGTATCTCACCACCCGTCCTCCTGAGGACGAGATGGTGGAAGTAGCCATTGAGTCGCTGAAGGCAGTGCTGCCGGAAGAAGAGATTGTGGAAGGCACGGGAAATTATCTGGCCCAGGTAACTGAGGAGAACGGTTCAGAGGAGAATTCTGTGGCCGCAGCAGCTCCCCTGGCTGAGTGA
- the rpmE gene encoding 50S ribosomal protein L31: MKQGIHPEFFEATVTCGCGNTFKTGSTKQDLRVDVCSKCHPFFTGRQRDVQAGGRIEKFNKRYQKN; encoded by the coding sequence ATGAAACAGGGTATTCATCCGGAGTTCTTCGAGGCTACTGTGACCTGCGGTTGCGGCAATACCTTCAAGACCGGTTCCACGAAGCAGGATCTGCGCGTCGACGTTTGCTCCAAGTGCCATCCTTTCTTCACTGGCCGTCAGCGTGATGTCCAGGCAGGTGGCCGTATCGAGAAGTTCAACAAGCGCTATCAGAAGAACTGA
- the clpX gene encoding ATP-dependent Clp protease ATP-binding subunit ClpX: MAEKTSAPQVRCSMCKRVVTVHDQYDMPIYDPGTGFAICKSCVRDINHFLDEHDMATAEAEHHDFSEQLTDILNKNKPHKIKEYLDEYIINQDKAKKVLSVAVYNHYKRMKYGYQEEETEIEKSNVIMLGPSGCGKTALLSHLSKLLDIPFAVTDASSLTEAGFVGADVEVAVRNLYYAADKDIEKAEHGIIYLDEFDKIARKSGANNSITADPGHEGVQQALLKMLEGSVVEFTARGQRKHPEAPTIKVDTKNILFIVGGAFVGIDKVINKRLKKSESGSIGFGAEVKGEAEQPKFDELIHQVRPEDLMEYGIIPEIIGRLPVICTLETLDEDALLRILTEPKNAPVKQYEKLLAMDGVTLTFEEDALRAVAKKAIERKTGARSLKGIIEDTMLDVMFDIPRSNEKREVIITEKCITEGAQPEVKPVTA; encoded by the coding sequence ATGGCAGAAAAAACTTCCGCCCCCCAGGTGCGCTGCAGCATGTGCAAACGGGTGGTGACGGTGCATGACCAGTACGATATGCCCATTTACGACCCCGGTACCGGCTTTGCCATCTGCAAAAGCTGCGTACGCGACATCAATCATTTCCTGGACGAGCACGACATGGCCACCGCTGAGGCAGAGCACCATGATTTCTCTGAGCAGCTCACGGATATCCTGAACAAGAACAAGCCCCATAAGATCAAGGAATATCTGGACGAGTACATCATCAACCAGGACAAGGCCAAAAAGGTGCTGTCCGTGGCTGTCTACAACCACTACAAGCGCATGAAGTACGGCTATCAGGAAGAAGAGACGGAAATCGAGAAGTCCAACGTCATCATGCTGGGCCCCTCCGGCTGTGGCAAGACCGCTCTCCTCTCCCACCTGTCCAAGCTCCTGGACATTCCCTTCGCCGTCACCGATGCCTCCAGCCTCACTGAGGCAGGCTTCGTAGGGGCCGACGTGGAAGTGGCTGTACGCAACCTCTACTATGCAGCTGACAAGGATATCGAGAAAGCTGAGCACGGCATCATCTATCTGGACGAGTTCGACAAGATTGCCCGCAAGTCCGGCGCCAACAACTCCATCACTGCCGACCCGGGCCACGAAGGCGTCCAGCAGGCCCTGCTGAAAATGCTGGAAGGCAGCGTGGTGGAATTCACTGCCCGGGGCCAGCGCAAGCACCCGGAGGCTCCCACCATCAAGGTTGATACCAAGAACATCCTCTTCATCGTAGGCGGCGCCTTCGTGGGCATCGACAAGGTCATCAACAAACGCCTGAAGAAAAGCGAATCCGGCTCCATCGGCTTTGGCGCCGAGGTGAAGGGAGAAGCTGAGCAGCCCAAGTTTGACGAGCTCATCCACCAGGTGCGCCCGGAAGACCTGATGGAATATGGCATCATCCCCGAAATCATCGGCCGCCTGCCTGTCATCTGTACCCTGGAGACCCTGGATGAGGACGCCCTGCTGCGCATCCTCACCGAACCCAAGAATGCTCCCGTGAAGCAGTACGAGAAGCTCCTTGCCATGGATGGCGTGACCCTGACCTTCGAGGAAGATGCCCTGCGTGCCGTGGCCAAGAAAGCCATCGAGCGCAAGACCGGCGCACGTTCCCTGAAAGGCATCATCGAAGATACCATGCTGGATGTGATGTTCGACATTCCCAGGTCCAATGAGAAACGCGAAGTCATCATCACCGAAAAATGCATCACCGAAGGCGCACAGCCGGAGGTAAAGCCTGTAACTGCATAA
- a CDS encoding chemotaxis protein, producing the protein MAGVAETSGDKKGILLETGTNEFEIVEFSIGKVNYGINVAKVREVITRVPVTSMPQAHPYVDGLFTLRGKAIPLVNLPRCLNIQTTDEPRNIIVTEINNYSIGFLVGNVSRIHRISWKEMEPAPEVGDQSRVVGIIKMSDRIVLLLDFETIIAEINPEINQKLTTFEEATEDIKTRRSNVHVVVAEDSAMLRDLLVTTLHDSGYRFVRDFGNGQDAWDYLQALSKKGGKIEDHVAIIVSDVEMPKMDGHRLLKLVRDDERLKDVPLVLFSSLISEEMKRKGEELGASGQISKPEINQLIGLLDNLVFGEPLREGDKEAAAM; encoded by the coding sequence ATGGCAGGAGTAGCAGAGACTAGCGGCGACAAGAAAGGAATCCTCCTGGAGACGGGAACCAATGAATTCGAGATTGTCGAGTTCAGCATTGGCAAGGTCAACTATGGCATCAATGTGGCCAAGGTACGCGAGGTCATCACCAGGGTGCCGGTTACATCCATGCCGCAGGCCCATCCCTATGTGGACGGCTTGTTCACGTTGCGCGGCAAGGCCATTCCTCTGGTCAACCTGCCCCGCTGCCTGAACATCCAGACCACTGATGAGCCGCGCAATATCATCGTGACGGAAATCAACAACTACAGCATTGGTTTCCTGGTGGGCAATGTGTCCCGCATCCACCGCATTTCCTGGAAGGAAATGGAGCCTGCACCTGAAGTGGGCGATCAGTCCCGGGTTGTGGGCATCATCAAGATGAGCGACCGCATCGTGCTGCTCCTTGACTTCGAGACCATTATTGCGGAAATCAATCCTGAGATCAACCAGAAGCTGACCACTTTTGAGGAAGCCACGGAGGATATCAAGACCCGTCGTTCCAACGTCCATGTGGTGGTGGCAGAGGACTCTGCCATGTTGCGTGACCTGTTGGTCACTACCCTGCACGATTCCGGCTATCGCTTTGTGCGTGACTTCGGCAATGGCCAGGATGCCTGGGATTATCTGCAGGCGCTTTCCAAGAAGGGTGGCAAGATCGAAGATCATGTGGCTATCATCGTCTCCGACGTGGAGATGCCCAAGATGGACGGTCACCGCCTGCTGAAGCTGGTGCGTGATGATGAACGCCTGAAGGATGTTCCGCTGGTGCTCTTCTCCTCGCTGATCAGTGAAGAGATGAAGCGCAAGGGCGAGGAGCTGGGAGCTTCCGGCCAGATTTCCAAGCCGGAGATCAACCAGCTGATCGGGCTTTTGGATAACCTTGTCTTTGGTGAACCTCTCCGGGAAGGAGACAAGGAAGCGGCAGCTATGTGA
- a CDS encoding TRAP transporter permease has translation MKDKEKKGTPAEMLTEADKAEAILKKYDMESDKMEYTGFMAKFVTALAIAFSVFQLYTATFGVLDAQLQRAVHLGFGLSLVYLLYPTRKSWSRHKLHPFDLLLAILGAAAPAYIVIEYQSLVLRAGLTSGLDLYIGLLGLLLVIEAARRVVGIPMVCVVLAFLAYAFLGPYMPGVLAHRGLTVSQLVGHLFYTTEGIFGIPLGVSSTFIFLFILFGAYLESTGLGKFFIDLANSIAGWASGGPAKVAVLSSGLMGTVSGSSVANVVGTGSLTIPMMKKLGYHKNFAGAVEAAASTGGQLMPPVMGAAAFLMAEFVGVPYIDIVKAAIIPAFLYFVGVWLGVHFEAKRTNLKGIPRDQLPKIWTILRDRGHLALPLTIIVYLLVSGYTPMRAALVAIVLAILCSALRKSTRMKPMQVVEGLENGARNVLGVLVACAAAGIIIGVVTKTGVGLKLASGLIELSGGLLLPTMFFTMITAILLGMGVPTTANYVITSTIAAPALVQMGVPVLAAHMFVFYFGIIADVTPPVALAAYAGSGISGGNPLWTGVNASKLAIAAFIIPYMFVLSPTLLMMDATAGGLIVTTVTALIGMVSLSSALIGFLAAACRGWERIVLIVGGLLMISPGLVTDLIGAAMFAAVLTLQLRRSKTADGAFAD, from the coding sequence ATGAAAGACAAAGAGAAAAAGGGGACGCCGGCTGAGATGCTGACCGAAGCAGACAAGGCTGAAGCTATCCTCAAGAAATACGATATGGAATCTGACAAGATGGAATACACAGGCTTCATGGCGAAGTTCGTGACTGCTTTGGCTATTGCTTTCTCCGTCTTCCAGCTTTATACGGCTACCTTTGGAGTGCTGGATGCCCAGCTTCAGAGAGCGGTGCATCTGGGCTTTGGCCTTTCGCTGGTGTATCTGCTTTATCCCACCAGGAAAAGCTGGTCCCGGCACAAGCTGCATCCTTTTGATCTCTTGCTAGCCATCCTGGGGGCGGCGGCACCTGCCTACATCGTCATCGAGTACCAGTCTCTGGTACTGAGGGCGGGCCTCACTTCCGGTCTGGACTTATACATAGGCCTGTTGGGCTTGCTGCTGGTTATTGAGGCGGCCCGCCGGGTGGTGGGTATCCCCATGGTCTGCGTGGTGCTGGCTTTCCTGGCTTATGCCTTCCTGGGACCCTACATGCCCGGGGTGCTGGCTCATCGCGGTCTGACTGTTTCCCAGCTGGTGGGGCATCTTTTCTACACTACTGAGGGTATTTTCGGCATTCCTCTGGGGGTGTCCTCCACCTTTATCTTCCTCTTTATCCTCTTTGGCGCTTATCTTGAGTCCACTGGCCTGGGCAAGTTTTTCATTGACCTGGCCAATTCCATTGCGGGCTGGGCCAGCGGCGGCCCTGCCAAGGTGGCAGTGCTTTCCTCCGGCTTGATGGGCACTGTGTCCGGCAGCTCCGTGGCCAACGTGGTGGGTACGGGTTCTCTCACCATTCCCATGATGAAGAAGCTGGGCTATCACAAGAATTTTGCCGGGGCGGTGGAGGCAGCGGCTTCTACTGGCGGTCAGCTCATGCCTCCTGTCATGGGTGCTGCGGCCTTCCTCATGGCTGAGTTTGTGGGGGTTCCTTACATCGATATCGTGAAGGCGGCCATTATCCCTGCTTTCCTCTATTTCGTAGGCGTATGGCTGGGAGTGCATTTCGAGGCCAAGCGCACTAACTTGAAAGGCATTCCCCGTGATCAGCTGCCCAAGATCTGGACTATCCTGCGTGACAGGGGCCATTTGGCACTTCCCCTCACTATAATTGTCTATCTGCTGGTTTCCGGCTATACTCCCATGCGCGCAGCTCTGGTGGCCATTGTGCTGGCTATCCTCTGCTCTGCCCTGCGCAAGAGTACCCGCATGAAGCCCATGCAGGTGGTGGAAGGCCTGGAGAACGGTGCCAGGAATGTGTTGGGTGTACTGGTGGCCTGCGCTGCTGCCGGCATCATCATCGGCGTGGTGACCAAGACCGGCGTGGGTCTGAAGCTGGCTTCCGGCCTTATCGAGCTTTCCGGCGGCCTTTTGCTGCCCACCATGTTCTTCACCATGATTACGGCAATCCTGCTGGGGATGGGCGTGCCCACCACGGCTAACTACGTCATCACTTCCACCATTGCGGCTCCCGCTCTGGTGCAGATGGGAGTGCCGGTACTGGCAGCCCACATGTTCGTGTTCTACTTCGGCATCATCGCTGACGTGACCCCGCCAGTGGCTCTGGCAGCTTATGCAGGTTCCGGCATCAGCGGCGGCAATCCTCTGTGGACCGGCGTCAACGCTTCGAAGCTGGCTATTGCAGCCTTTATCATTCCTTACATGTTTGTGCTGTCGCCCACGCTGCTGATGATGGACGCTACGGCAGGCGGGCTTATTGTCACCACCGTCACCGCCCTTATCGGCATGGTGTCCCTGTCCTCTGCCCTGATTGGCTTCCTGGCAGCTGCCTGCCGTGGTTGGGAGCGCATCGTGCTGATCGTGGGAGGCCTCCTGATGATCAGCCCGGGCCTGGTGACTGACCTCATCGGTGCGGCTATGTTTGCCGCTGTTCTCACCCTGCAGCTGCGCCGCAGCAAGACAGCAGATGGCGCTTTCGCAGATTGA
- a CDS encoding DUF1850 domain-containing protein, whose protein sequence is MLSELTGLKLRLWPCLVLGLSIIALAQVLLTPCLTLSAEGRRLAMYEAGGAELTIDFIHSVQKTPVEERLRVSPEGHELELVETRYHSFGVGLPFLESEGEFRQEGNDFVITGMDRHFPELALRTGVGTELTVTVSRAGYAKRFELYEEYSPGTLIEVELLPLYKIFF, encoded by the coding sequence GTGCTTAGTGAACTTACGGGTCTGAAGCTGCGACTCTGGCCGTGCCTGGTGCTGGGGCTATCCATCATAGCCCTGGCACAGGTGCTCCTGACGCCGTGCCTGACGCTGTCGGCGGAGGGACGGCGTCTTGCTATGTATGAGGCTGGTGGAGCGGAGCTGACCATAGACTTTATCCATTCTGTGCAAAAGACTCCGGTGGAGGAAAGGCTGAGGGTTTCCCCTGAGGGCCATGAGCTTGAGCTGGTGGAAACCCGCTACCATTCCTTTGGGGTGGGGCTGCCCTTTTTGGAGTCGGAAGGCGAATTCCGGCAGGAGGGCAATGATTTCGTCATCACAGGGATGGACAGGCATTTCCCGGAGCTGGCTCTGCGCACGGGAGTGGGCACGGAGCTTACTGTGACGGTGAGCCGCGCAGGATATGCAAAGCGGTTTGAACTTTATGAGGAATACTCTCCTGGTACGTTGATAGAAGTTGAGTTGTTGCCCTTATATAAGATTTTCTTCTGA